From the Acidobacteriota bacterium genome, one window contains:
- the dapF gene encoding diaminopimelate epimerase yields MGSTRAETAGAVMIAASKFQSYGNDYLVIPESDLTRRRAAPLTRAICRRHFGIGGDGCVFVEPVKDDRFRIRIFNPDGSEAAMSGNGCRCAGAYVHHRGLSLKADLVLETLSGQKIHHLLDRGESSWRYRSSLGRPSFVPEEIPIRLEGELSQVVDHSLPVENATVTVTALSVGNPQCVVFVSNLPEDAEFRRLGPALEAHAAFPERTNVSFVQVTGPRRLQARIWERGVGPTHSSGTGCSGAAVAAIHTGRVGSPARVGTETGEQEVEWQPGAEVHLTGGVEFVGDVRYHWREHDGE; encoded by the coding sequence GTGGGATCCACGCGAGCTGAGACGGCGGGGGCCGTCATGATCGCGGCTTCCAAGTTCCAGTCCTACGGCAACGACTACCTGGTGATCCCGGAAAGCGATCTGACCCGCCGGAGAGCGGCCCCATTGACCCGGGCCATCTGCCGGCGCCACTTCGGGATCGGCGGCGACGGGTGCGTCTTCGTCGAGCCGGTGAAGGACGACCGCTTCCGGATCCGGATCTTCAACCCGGACGGCAGCGAGGCGGCCATGTCGGGAAACGGATGCCGCTGCGCCGGCGCCTACGTCCACCACCGGGGTTTGTCCCTGAAGGCGGACCTGGTTCTCGAAACCCTTTCCGGGCAAAAGATCCATCACCTGCTGGACCGCGGCGAGTCTTCCTGGCGCTACCGTTCCTCGCTGGGACGACCCTCCTTCGTTCCGGAGGAGATTCCGATTCGGCTGGAAGGGGAGTTGTCCCAGGTCGTGGACCACTCGCTGCCGGTGGAAAACGCAACCGTGACCGTAACGGCCCTGTCGGTGGGAAATCCCCAGTGCGTGGTCTTTGTCTCAAATCTGCCTGAGGATGCCGAATTCCGGCGCCTGGGGCCGGCACTCGAGGCGCATGCCGCCTTTCCCGAGCGGACCAACGTGAGCTTCGTACAGGTCACGGGTCCCCGGCGCCTCCAGGCGCGGATCTGGGAGAGGGGCGTCGGACCGACCCATTCCTCCGGAACGGGTTGCAGCGGAGCCGCCGTGGCCGCCATCCACACCGGAAGGGTCGGATCTCCCGCACGGGTCGGAACCGAGACCGGGGAGCAGGAGGTGGAGTGGCAACCGGGAGCAGAAGTGCACTTGACGGGAGGGGTCGAATTCGTCGGAGACGTCCGCTACCACTGGAGGGAACATGACGGGGAATGA
- a CDS encoding phosphomannomutase/phosphoglucomutase: protein MNPELFREYDIRGIADTDLADDSVETLGRGLGTYFVRHGAARVTLGRDVRLSSTRLRDALARGLTRTGLTVIDIGVCPTPLLYYSLHRLKPEAGVMITGSHNPPEYNGFKVALGTGTIYGAEIQKVRKIIEAADFASGGGELESASLMEDYRRHIGERIPPLGKRLKVVVDSGNGTAGLVAPAVYSDLGCEVHELYSEPDGRFPNHHPDPTLVENLEDLIQAVRSSEADLGISFDGDTDRIGVVDDAGGILWGDQLMMIYAREILERRPGTTFVAEVKCSKSLYQDIEARGGRAVMWKAGHSLIKAKMKEEGAVLGGEMSGHMFFADRYFGYDDAIYAGARLLEILADSGRRLSQLLEDVPPTFSTPEIRMDCPEDLKFRIVSLAQSYFSNNYETVDVDGVRIVFPDGWGLVRASNTQPVLVLRFEADSPERLEEIQSLVRGKLEELSGGIHAS from the coding sequence ATGAACCCAGAGCTGTTTCGAGAATACGACATCCGGGGAATCGCCGACACCGATCTGGCGGACGATTCGGTGGAAACGCTGGGCCGCGGCCTGGGAACCTATTTTGTCCGGCACGGCGCCGCTCGAGTCACGTTGGGAAGAGACGTCCGCCTGAGCTCCACACGGCTTCGGGACGCCCTGGCCCGCGGTCTGACACGAACCGGCCTGACCGTGATCGACATCGGGGTCTGCCCGACTCCCCTGCTCTACTACTCCCTGCACCGTCTGAAGCCGGAGGCGGGCGTGATGATCACGGGGAGTCACAACCCACCCGAGTACAACGGATTCAAGGTCGCCCTGGGAACCGGCACCATCTACGGCGCCGAGATCCAGAAGGTCCGGAAGATCATCGAAGCGGCCGACTTCGCTTCCGGCGGCGGAGAATTGGAATCGGCCTCCCTGATGGAGGATTACCGCCGGCACATCGGGGAGCGGATCCCGCCCTTGGGGAAGAGATTGAAGGTCGTCGTCGACTCGGGCAACGGGACCGCGGGCCTGGTGGCGCCCGCCGTCTATTCCGACCTGGGGTGCGAGGTCCACGAGCTCTATTCGGAGCCGGACGGCCGATTCCCCAACCACCACCCCGATCCCACCCTCGTGGAGAACCTTGAAGACCTGATCCAGGCTGTCCGCTCGAGTGAGGCCGATCTGGGGATCTCCTTCGACGGCGACACGGACCGGATCGGCGTCGTGGATGACGCGGGCGGGATTCTCTGGGGAGACCAGTTGATGATGATCTATGCCCGCGAGATCCTGGAGCGGCGGCCCGGCACCACGTTCGTGGCCGAAGTGAAGTGCTCCAAGAGCTTGTACCAGGATATCGAGGCCCGCGGCGGACGGGCCGTCATGTGGAAGGCGGGCCACTCCCTCATCAAGGCCAAGATGAAGGAGGAAGGGGCCGTTCTGGGCGGTGAGATGAGCGGACACATGTTCTTCGCCGACCGCTACTTCGGCTACGACGACGCCATCTACGCAGGCGCCAGGCTCCTGGAGATCCTCGCCGACAGCGGGCGCCGGCTGTCGCAACTGCTGGAGGACGTCCCACCGACTTTCAGCACGCCCGAGATCCGGATGGACTGTCCCGAGGACCTCAAGTTCCGAATCGTCAGCCTCGCCCAGTCGTACTTCTCCAACAACTACGAGACGGTGGACGTTGACGGTGTGCGAATCGTCTTTCCGGACGGTTGGGGCCTGGTGCGGGCCTCCAATACCCAGCCCGTTCTGGTGCTTCGTTTCGAGGCGGACTCGCCCGAAAGACTGGAGGAGATCCAGAGTCTGGTCCGGGGAAAGCTGGAGGAACTCAGCGGTGGGATCCACGCGAGCTGA
- a CDS encoding bifunctional phosphoglucose/phosphomannose isomerase → MNPILDDSRQIRRRDTRHMLGYLGRFDRQLEQALKIGDQVDLPACPGGVRSVTVSGMGGSAAAGDFLQAYLGRELKVPLWVNRSYGAPGFTGPRTLSLLCSYSGNTEETASAFQAAHAAGSSIVCISSGGALARLAREHGHPWARIPGGQPPRSALGYLSFPCLAILSRLSLIPSRDRELEQCLHWVRDRVRAYGPDQPSSENPAKQAAQALHGRVPFVYGSQDRLELVARRWCGQFAENGKQLACWKALPEMNHNEVVGWRHPAGLLERILPVFLRDSEDHPRIRLRLDWTRRFLSRRSGTTLEVRTEGGSWLDRLLMLILLGDYASVYLGLLNGEDPSPVTAIDELKTELSGTPETS, encoded by the coding sequence ATGAACCCGATCCTAGACGACTCGCGCCAGATCCGGCGCCGCGACACCCGGCACATGCTCGGCTACCTGGGACGGTTCGACCGTCAACTGGAGCAGGCGCTGAAGATCGGAGACCAAGTCGATTTACCGGCGTGTCCCGGCGGGGTTCGATCGGTTACGGTCAGCGGAATGGGTGGGTCGGCGGCGGCCGGCGACTTTCTGCAGGCTTATCTGGGCCGGGAACTGAAGGTCCCGTTGTGGGTGAACCGGAGCTACGGAGCTCCGGGATTTACCGGTCCCCGGACTCTTTCGTTGCTCTGCAGCTACTCGGGCAACACGGAGGAGACAGCGTCGGCCTTCCAGGCGGCCCATGCTGCTGGATCCTCCATCGTCTGCATCTCTTCGGGCGGCGCCCTGGCGCGCCTGGCCCGGGAGCATGGACACCCGTGGGCCCGGATTCCCGGCGGGCAGCCTCCCCGATCGGCTCTGGGGTACTTGTCGTTCCCCTGTCTGGCCATCCTGAGCCGCCTGTCGCTGATTCCGAGCCGCGACCGGGAACTGGAGCAATGCCTGCATTGGGTCCGGGACCGGGTCCGGGCGTACGGACCCGATCAGCCGTCCTCCGAGAACCCGGCCAAGCAGGCCGCTCAAGCCCTCCACGGGAGAGTCCCCTTCGTTTACGGCAGCCAGGACCGTTTGGAACTGGTGGCCCGCCGGTGGTGCGGGCAGTTCGCGGAAAACGGCAAGCAGCTCGCCTGCTGGAAGGCCCTTCCCGAAATGAATCACAACGAGGTCGTGGGATGGAGACACCCGGCAGGCCTGTTAGAGCGTATACTTCCTGTTTTCCTCAGGGACTCGGAGGACCACCCCCGGATCCGGCTCCGATTGGATTGGACCCGGAGGTTCCTCTCCCGGCGTTCCGGGACCACTCTGGAGGTCCGGACCGAAGGCGGCAGTTGGCTGGACCGTTTGCTGATGCTGATTCTGTTGGGCGACTACGCCAGCGTCTATCTGGGACTCCTCAACGGTGAGGATCCCAGTCCGGTGACGGCCATCGACGAGCTCAAGACCGAGCTGTCGGGAACCCCGGAAACAAGTTAG
- a CDS encoding insulinase family protein: MRAAVFGLSFLVLSLPVSGAERQSGRRDLARPEYERSLAHREDRQNLIRVVFRNGLTLLIEEHPAAPLASVVTYLRGSDGTPRDRRRERLLSRLLLANEELKTLSFEAASQLRPEPEEGLRGPSFVSTAPADHLEDALKAHAHLLDPPAPSELELERAMAAVEEQDRMLQHSPREFTRARLLESLLPGAAPANQSEELRESLVRLHQERYHPSRLILSVSGAVLRSQVLEHVARIYGNRPAGKKRIRRRAKKPEQKPWRPSVTRLTYRHLTGKLQQAHVMLGYSIPGLAHPDHEALLLLAYLLGQGKSSLLHQKLVQPGTAIWSQARIEADSGSGLFRISLAGSPDRIDRVEVETLAVVEDIKRQGITPGLLNRAKALFVKDFYRDQNSLLQRAVRQARMEAAGRFWQGPETIDRVQAMTPARVREAVSKYLKTDRLAVLEYYPATAEKRTFSASSFQEMLDLLVPPATLRQQDSPLRSARGDDFAPVRFQPRFSRLEFKSTSILRGPSVYFQEEHTAPLVHLGVFFPGGRIHESAGNAGITELMVRSTLRQAVEEKGELRWYDLELMGTDIQVVNEPDFFGLRCTALSRHLPELLEFLIDWYRESGLDKQSLILERQQLLAEIRTWQDDHRSRPLRRTRTLLYGSHPYGLDRLGSWESVSRLELQNVDEWLRIRMQGVHPWIFILGDIEGTSFLDDFISRLANSRYQRRWAVRKDEEEELEEEPDQPDFEPAVVEHEGEVMVGLPGPAYGTRDSYVADVWKHLLLSPQIRDLVPAGSPTLSDPDLQLQSTLSRGALFASVSSVEGQEKEARRELLTLLSSLARVQFSRNDILSAIVGAITHHHALRQDRQNRLLQLALRAFSKTDSRPPRGYVSLIRNVTPSHIRSFANRYFPETVQKGG; this comes from the coding sequence ATGAGAGCGGCGGTTTTCGGACTCTCGTTTCTGGTCCTGAGCCTGCCCGTTTCCGGGGCCGAACGCCAGTCGGGCCGCCGGGATCTCGCCCGGCCCGAATATGAGCGGAGCCTGGCTCACCGGGAAGACCGCCAGAACCTGATTCGGGTTGTTTTCAGGAACGGACTGACCCTGCTCATCGAAGAACATCCCGCAGCTCCCCTGGCGTCAGTGGTCACCTATCTGCGTGGGTCTGACGGGACTCCACGCGACCGGCGCCGGGAGAGGTTGCTCTCCCGGCTCTTGTTGGCCAACGAAGAGCTCAAGACCCTGAGTTTCGAGGCGGCCTCGCAACTGAGGCCTGAACCTGAAGAGGGCCTCAGGGGACCGTCGTTTGTCTCCACGGCGCCCGCCGACCATCTGGAAGACGCGCTGAAGGCTCATGCCCACCTGCTGGATCCGCCGGCTCCGTCGGAACTCGAGTTGGAGCGGGCCATGGCAGCGGTGGAGGAGCAGGACCGCATGCTCCAGCACTCTCCCCGGGAGTTTACCCGGGCCAGGTTGCTGGAAAGCCTGCTGCCCGGCGCGGCGCCGGCGAACCAATCTGAGGAACTCCGCGAGTCGTTGGTCCGGCTGCACCAGGAGCGCTACCACCCCTCCCGGCTGATTCTGTCCGTCTCCGGCGCGGTGCTGCGGAGCCAGGTGTTGGAGCACGTGGCCCGCATTTATGGGAACCGTCCCGCGGGGAAGAAGCGGATCCGGCGGCGGGCGAAGAAACCTGAACAGAAGCCTTGGCGCCCCTCGGTAACGCGTCTGACCTACCGCCACCTGACCGGAAAGCTGCAGCAGGCTCACGTAATGCTGGGCTACAGCATTCCGGGTCTCGCACATCCCGATCACGAAGCCCTCCTGCTGCTGGCGTACCTCCTGGGTCAGGGGAAAAGCTCCTTGCTCCACCAGAAGCTGGTGCAACCGGGAACGGCGATCTGGTCGCAGGCCCGCATTGAGGCCGATTCCGGGTCGGGCCTCTTCCGGATCTCACTGGCCGGTTCCCCCGACCGGATCGACCGGGTCGAAGTCGAAACTCTGGCCGTCGTGGAGGACATCAAACGGCAGGGGATCACCCCGGGCCTCCTCAACCGGGCCAAGGCTCTCTTCGTAAAGGACTTCTACCGGGACCAGAACAGTCTTCTGCAGCGGGCAGTCCGGCAGGCCAGGATGGAGGCGGCCGGCCGCTTCTGGCAGGGACCGGAAACCATCGACCGGGTCCAGGCCATGACTCCGGCCCGGGTGCGGGAAGCGGTTTCCAAGTACTTGAAGACCGACCGGTTGGCGGTCTTGGAGTATTACCCCGCGACCGCGGAGAAACGCACATTCTCGGCGTCTTCGTTCCAGGAGATGCTGGACCTGCTGGTGCCGCCGGCGACCCTCCGGCAGCAGGATTCCCCCCTGAGGTCGGCGCGGGGCGACGATTTCGCACCGGTGCGGTTCCAGCCCCGGTTCTCGCGGCTCGAGTTCAAGTCCACGTCGATCCTGAGAGGACCTTCGGTCTACTTCCAGGAAGAGCATACGGCGCCTCTGGTTCACTTGGGGGTGTTCTTTCCCGGAGGCCGGATTCACGAGTCGGCCGGCAACGCCGGGATCACTGAGCTCATGGTCCGGAGCACACTCCGGCAGGCGGTGGAAGAAAAGGGAGAGCTCCGCTGGTACGACCTGGAGCTCATGGGCACCGACATCCAGGTGGTCAACGAACCGGACTTCTTCGGCCTCCGCTGCACCGCGCTGTCCCGCCATCTTCCCGAGCTTCTGGAATTCCTGATCGATTGGTACCGGGAGTCGGGGTTGGACAAACAGTCCCTGATCCTGGAGCGTCAACAACTGCTTGCCGAGATCCGGACCTGGCAGGATGACCACCGATCCCGGCCCCTTCGCAGAACCCGCACGCTCCTGTACGGGTCTCATCCGTATGGCCTGGACCGGCTGGGGTCGTGGGAATCGGTCTCACGGCTGGAACTGCAAAACGTGGACGAATGGCTCCGGATTCGGATGCAGGGCGTCCACCCCTGGATCTTCATCCTGGGAGATATCGAGGGGACCTCCTTCCTGGACGATTTCATTTCCCGACTGGCCAACAGCCGGTATCAGCGCCGCTGGGCGGTCCGCAAAGACGAGGAAGAGGAGCTCGAGGAGGAACCGGACCAACCCGACTTTGAACCGGCCGTCGTGGAGCATGAGGGCGAGGTGATGGTGGGATTGCCCGGACCCGCCTACGGGACCCGCGACTCCTACGTCGCCGACGTCTGGAAACATCTTCTCCTGAGTCCTCAAATCCGGGACCTGGTGCCTGCCGGAAGCCCTACGCTGTCCGACCCGGATCTCCAACTGCAGTCGACATTGAGCCGGGGCGCCCTTTTCGCCTCGGTGTCATCCGTCGAGGGTCAGGAGAAGGAGGCTCGACGCGAGTTGTTGACGTTGCTCTCCAGCCTCGCCAGGGTCCAGTTCTCCAGGAACGACATCCTGAGCGCCATCGTGGGCGCCATCACTCACCATCACGCCCTCCGCCAGGATCGGCAGAACCGGCTCCTTCAATTGGCCTTGAGAGCCTTTTCCAAGACCGACTCCCGGCCGCCACGGGGTTACGTTTCGTTGATCCGAAACGTGACGCCCAGCCACATCCGATCCTTTGCCAACCGGTACTTTCCCGAAACGGTTCAGAAAGGCGGTTGA
- a CDS encoding RNA polymerase sigma factor, translating to MKGKPLEQGDLIEGLKSRDTKVIDTFVDQFSRPLFGVILNYTKNPSDAEEILQDTLLRVIRKIDTFRQQSDIWPWMKRIAVNNSIMWLRKHRRYQEIQWDEWMPRFREDGELAYPIFGWSGDPEEVFLNRELSAQLYEAIQSLPFQYRAPLVLRDIDGYPIRQIASLLGLKEATTKTRIHRARLFLREKLARYHDGRT from the coding sequence ATGAAGGGGAAACCGCTGGAACAAGGGGATCTCATAGAGGGTCTCAAGAGCCGGGACACCAAGGTCATCGACACCTTCGTGGATCAGTTTTCCCGCCCTCTCTTCGGCGTCATCCTCAATTACACCAAGAACCCGTCCGACGCCGAGGAGATCCTCCAGGACACGCTGCTCAGGGTCATCCGCAAGATCGACACTTTTCGGCAGCAGAGCGATATCTGGCCCTGGATGAAGAGGATCGCCGTAAACAACAGCATCATGTGGTTGCGCAAGCACCGGCGCTACCAGGAGATCCAGTGGGACGAATGGATGCCCCGTTTCCGGGAGGATGGCGAGTTGGCCTACCCGATCTTCGGCTGGTCCGGGGACCCGGAAGAGGTGTTTCTGAATCGGGAGCTGTCGGCGCAACTTTACGAGGCCATTCAGTCCTTGCCCTTCCAATATCGGGCGCCGCTGGTGCTCCGCGATATCGACGGCTACCCAATTCGGCAGATCGCGTCCCTGTTGGGCCTCAAGGAGGCCACCACCAAGACCAGGATTCATCGAGCCCGCCTCTTCTTGCGGGAGAAGTTGGCTCGCTACCATGACGGGAGGACATGA
- a CDS encoding zf-HC2 domain-containing protein — translation MNFRNRRTDLLTCKECIHLLLDYADGSMAPAVRRKLDEHLSACPPCQHYLRSYTSCTEMVQQLRDQEAQVPAELQDRLKSFLREQVKLPWPEPRRRRAKWSKRV, via the coding sequence ATGAACTTCAGAAATCGGCGCACTGACCTGCTCACCTGCAAGGAGTGCATTCACCTGCTCTTGGACTACGCCGACGGCTCAATGGCCCCCGCAGTCCGGCGCAAGCTGGACGAACATCTGTCCGCCTGTCCGCCCTGCCAGCACTATCTCCGCAGCTATACTTCCTGTACGGAAATGGTTCAACAACTGCGAGATCAAGAGGCTCAGGTCCCGGCGGAACTCCAGGATCGGCTCAAGTCGTTTCTGAGGGAGCAGGTGAAGCTCCCATGGCCCGAGCCACGCCGCCGCCGGGCGAAGTGGTCCAAAAGAGTGTGA
- a CDS encoding SLC13 family permease: protein MEIAKHLSGRRAFVLRVLAGPAAFAVVLAAPLTGLAPEAHVALGGYAWVVAWWVTTPVPWGVTSFLPFVLLPIGAQMGLSEVAATYGHVILPYLIGVMLFGHAFQKHGLARRIALAALCVPGVARSGTGLILAILVVSAVMSSVFSDLAVIVMMTPIVLSLTRSVAPGAKRMSAAASLAVLYGAAAGALATPTGIVFNALTLSLLEQLTGYSVSFAQWMSTGVILTVAHFPVCYLILKVMLPLEVQAIPNAHSRFLKEREQLGPMSRSEKNVLFVLILMLALWTLPTVADIGFLEIWYVPPVAMVLLFVLPVDAKRGEMTLETSDFQQGVGWNVLFLVLGGMALADVLTTLGAIDWLAGSLTGNVTAGALPWIAGLATPLLTQLASGAATSIMVSTILFPIADALGYNPTILARIIAGTAQAVAFPWSSPAAAATFAFGAVGFGTMFRVGLVATVLTSIVVIVLSMILVPAMQAFAVG from the coding sequence GTGGAAATCGCTAAGCATTTGAGCGGTCGGCGGGCATTTGTGTTGCGCGTACTGGCCGGACCAGCCGCGTTCGCCGTCGTCCTCGCCGCGCCACTGACCGGTCTTGCGCCGGAGGCGCACGTCGCCCTCGGTGGATACGCCTGGGTCGTGGCCTGGTGGGTGACCACGCCGGTTCCTTGGGGGGTCACCAGTTTCCTGCCGTTCGTGCTCCTACCGATCGGTGCGCAGATGGGCCTATCCGAAGTGGCCGCCACTTACGGGCATGTCATCCTGCCCTACCTGATAGGCGTCATGCTTTTCGGCCATGCGTTTCAAAAGCACGGTCTGGCGCGGAGAATCGCCCTCGCCGCCCTATGCGTTCCAGGCGTGGCGCGTTCCGGCACCGGCTTGATCTTGGCAATCCTGGTCGTATCCGCGGTGATGTCCTCAGTGTTCAGTGACCTGGCGGTCATCGTGATGATGACGCCGATCGTGTTGTCGCTCACCCGGTCCGTGGCGCCCGGCGCGAAGCGTATGTCGGCAGCGGCGAGCCTGGCCGTTCTGTACGGTGCCGCGGCCGGGGCGCTGGCAACTCCGACAGGCATCGTATTCAATGCGCTGACCCTTTCGCTGCTGGAGCAGTTGACCGGCTACAGCGTCAGCTTCGCACAGTGGATGTCGACCGGCGTCATCCTGACGGTGGCCCACTTCCCGGTCTGCTATCTGATCCTGAAGGTCATGTTGCCTCTCGAGGTGCAGGCCATCCCCAATGCCCACTCCCGCTTTCTCAAGGAACGTGAACAACTGGGCCCTATGAGCCGAAGCGAAAAAAACGTTCTTTTCGTGCTGATTCTGATGCTGGCGCTATGGACCCTGCCCACCGTCGCCGATATCGGGTTTCTCGAGATCTGGTACGTGCCCCCGGTGGCCATGGTGCTTCTCTTCGTGCTGCCGGTGGACGCGAAGCGTGGTGAAATGACGCTGGAAACCAGCGACTTTCAGCAAGGCGTCGGATGGAACGTATTGTTCCTGGTGCTCGGAGGGATGGCACTGGCGGACGTATTGACCACTCTGGGCGCCATCGATTGGCTCGCCGGCAGTCTGACGGGCAACGTCACCGCGGGGGCATTGCCCTGGATTGCAGGCCTGGCGACGCCACTGTTGACCCAGTTGGCCAGCGGAGCGGCAACTTCGATCATGGTTTCCACGATTCTTTTTCCGATTGCGGACGCTCTCGGCTACAACCCCACGATTCTGGCCCGGATTATCGCGGGCACGGCCCAGGCGGTGGCATTTCCCTGGTCCAGCCCGGCCGCGGCCGCGACCTTCGCGTTCGGCGCCGTTGGATTCGGGACGATGTTCCGAGTCGGCCTCGTCGCCACCGTCCTGACGTCGATCGTCGTGATCGTGCTGAGCATGATCCTGGTACCGGCGATGCAAGCATTTGCGGTGGGTTAA
- a CDS encoding fumarylacetoacetate hydrolase family protein, translated as MKLVSYLHSEETRLGALSQSGDLIIDLSRAHGELMRGSRDLIRGRHVSRPLPTLMVEFLERGDEALQTARKALAYVEEQLPGAKEEYLRRRMLLPLATTQLLAPVPRPPKLIAAWVNYEEHGREATVKAPRNVPLFFTKWSTAVIGPGQPIVLPHNSRKVDYEAELALVIGAGGKNIPAENAYEHIAGYTILNDVSARDYSLRALFGSPGPYDIQKSFDTFAPMGPCLVTRDEIPDPHALGIRLRIGDEVLQDDTTGSMIHRIPAIVACLSSIATLEPGDTIATGTPAGVGFTRTPPRWLQPGETVRIEIDAIGVLENPVVAESG; from the coding sequence ATGAAACTCGTCAGCTACCTTCATTCAGAAGAGACCCGGCTCGGCGCGCTCAGCCAATCGGGCGATCTGATCATTGATCTGAGCCGCGCCCATGGGGAACTGATGCGGGGCAGCCGGGACCTGATTCGGGGGCGGCACGTCTCACGGCCTCTGCCGACGCTGATGGTCGAGTTCCTCGAACGTGGTGACGAAGCATTGCAGACGGCGAGGAAAGCGCTCGCCTACGTCGAAGAACAACTGCCGGGCGCGAAGGAAGAGTATCTCCGGCGGCGCATGCTGCTACCCCTCGCAACCACGCAGCTTCTTGCGCCGGTTCCACGCCCTCCCAAGCTGATTGCGGCTTGGGTCAACTACGAGGAACATGGCAGGGAGGCCACCGTAAAGGCGCCCCGGAACGTGCCGCTGTTCTTCACCAAGTGGTCGACCGCCGTCATCGGCCCCGGCCAGCCAATTGTCCTGCCGCATAACAGTCGAAAGGTGGACTACGAGGCCGAGCTGGCGCTGGTGATCGGCGCCGGAGGGAAAAACATCCCGGCGGAAAATGCCTACGAACACATCGCCGGCTATACGATCCTGAACGACGTGAGCGCACGGGATTATTCGCTGCGTGCTCTGTTTGGATCGCCGGGGCCGTACGACATCCAGAAATCGTTCGATACGTTCGCGCCAATGGGGCCGTGTCTCGTGACGCGCGATGAAATCCCCGATCCCCACGCGCTCGGCATCCGGCTGCGTATCGGCGACGAGGTTTTGCAGGACGACACCACCGGATCGATGATCCACCGCATTCCGGCGATCGTCGCCTGTCTATCCTCCATCGCCACACTCGAACCGGGCGACACCATCGCCACCGGCACTCCCGCGGGCGTCGGTTTCACCCGCACGCCGCCTCGCTGGCTGCAGCCGGGCGAAACCGTCCGCATCGAAATTGATGCCATCGGAGTGTTGGAAAACCCCGTGGTTGCGGAATCCGGGTGA
- a CDS encoding pyridoxal-phosphate dependent enzyme: MATLRPSPERSLAALEEVRRWVPPTPLTREDQLSRLLGTEVYVKHEYESPVRSFKIRGAVNLVADLVADPGITRLYTVSTGNHGAAMAYACRQYGMALTVVAPVGADESKLALIREFGADLELLGRDLDEGKEMLLARGFEPGHLFIEDGKSARIVEGTSTIGLELAAQQPDLEAVFVPVGNGALIGGLASSLKAANPAVQIIGIQSEEAPCMALSFANGRPTDTATAETFAGGMAVRIAIPEAVELMLEVVDRMVLVSEIELKRAMLLFQRVTGTLPEGAGAGALAAALKLRQQSKEDEPWSWESVCLIATGANVDSKLVREVESLSL, translated from the coding sequence ATGGCTACGCTTCGACCGTCCCCTGAGCGTTCGTTGGCCGCATTGGAGGAGGTCCGCCGGTGGGTGCCGCCGACTCCGTTGACCCGGGAGGATCAACTGTCTCGCCTCCTGGGGACCGAAGTCTACGTCAAGCATGAGTACGAGAGTCCGGTCCGATCCTTCAAGATCCGCGGAGCCGTGAACCTGGTGGCCGACCTGGTGGCCGATCCCGGCATCACCCGCCTCTACACGGTTTCGACCGGGAACCACGGCGCGGCCATGGCCTACGCCTGCCGGCAGTACGGGATGGCGTTGACGGTGGTGGCGCCGGTGGGGGCGGATGAGAGCAAGTTGGCGCTGATCCGGGAGTTCGGAGCCGACCTGGAGCTGCTGGGACGCGATCTGGACGAGGGCAAGGAGATGTTGCTGGCGCGCGGTTTCGAACCGGGCCATCTCTTCATCGAGGACGGGAAGTCGGCCCGGATCGTCGAAGGGACTTCGACGATCGGGCTGGAGCTGGCTGCCCAGCAGCCCGATTTGGAGGCGGTCTTCGTGCCGGTTGGAAACGGCGCCCTGATCGGAGGGCTCGCCAGCAGCTTGAAGGCGGCGAACCCGGCGGTTCAGATCATCGGAATCCAGTCGGAAGAGGCGCCCTGCATGGCATTGTCATTCGCCAACGGCAGGCCGACGGACACTGCCACGGCCGAGACCTTCGCCGGCGGCATGGCGGTGCGGATCGCCATCCCCGAGGCCGTGGAGCTGATGCTGGAGGTGGTGGACCGGATGGTCCTGGTCTCGGAAATCGAATTGAAGCGAGCCATGCTCCTCTTTCAACGGGTCACCGGCACCTTGCCCGAGGGCGCCGGCGCCGGCGCTCTGGCCGCAGCCCTGAAGCTCCGTCAGCAGTCGAAGGAGGACGAACCCTGGTCCTGGGAAAGCGTCTGCCTTATTGCCACCGGCGCCAACGTCGATTCGAAGCTGGTTCGAGAGGTGGAGAGCCTTTCCCTCTGA